In Alphaproteobacteria bacterium, the genomic stretch GCGACCCGGGTGATGGCGCCGTCGAGGGCGAGCTCGCCCAAGACCGTGTAATGGGCCAACTCGTCGGCCGCCACCGCCTCCATCGCCGCCAGCAGGCCGAGCGCGATCGGCAGGTCGAAATGGCTGCCCTCCTTGGCGACGTCGGCGGGCGACAGATTGACGGTGATGCGCTTCGGCGGCAGGGCGAGGCCGATGGCGTTCAAGGCGGCGCGCACCCGCTCGCGCGATTCGGCGACCGCCTTGTCGGGCAGGCCGACGATGGTGAAGGCGGGCAGCCCCGAGGCCATCTGTACCTGGACGTCGATGTCGAGCACCGCGATGCCCTGGAACGCGACCGTGTTGACCCGCGCGACCATGCCCTACCCTTGTTCAACCGCAAGGCGATTGTAGAGGCGGGACCGCGGAGCGGCTAGGGGGTCGGGTGGGGATTTGGCGACCATAAGCCGCCATAAACCTACCGCCAACTACGGTCCCGTATTACACACCGGTCGATCATATCGCCTCGCCCCCGGCGGCGGCAGTCCTTGGATTAGGGTTCGATACCCTCGACCCTCCCGTTCTTGTCGAGAGGAAATGACAGGAACGGAATATGGAGAGCCCCCTCTTTCTCAAACAAATCGGTCTCGGGATGAGTTTTCCGCAAGAGCGCAATCAAGTCTTGCTTCAGGTACCCGCGAACAAGCTCATTGCTGATTCTGATGAGTGAAGAAGTCGTTCTTTCTTGCTCGTATTTTTCTGCTTGCCGGTATTTTTCTGTCACTGCCAAATCAATCGCCTGGTAAAGCCACCATGCATTCGAGGCCATTAGCAAGACAAGAAGTCCGGCGCACGTCCATTTCCACACGATGACTCCAATCCTCAAAGTGGCAAAGATGATTGGCGATGACCTAAAGCTTGGGTGTTCACTTTCTAGTGTAGCTAAGCGGCTTTAAGGAATAGTTGCGAGTCCATCTGCCTTCTGCGGGCACCGGTTTGTTCCATTACAATTAGCCATTGTTTGCTGCCCGCTCGCGCGATTCGGCGACCGCCTTGTCGGGCAGGCCGACGATGGTGAAGGCGGGCAGCCCCGAGGCCATCTGTACCTGGACGTCGATGTCGAGCACCGCGATGCCCTGGAACGCGACCGTGTTGACGCGCGCGACCATGCCCTACCCTTGTTCAACCGCAAGGCGATTGTAGAGGCGGCGGCGGGCAGCGGCTAGGGGCTCGGGTGGGGCGGCGGTGCGCGGCCACGCCGATTTCATCTTGGCCGCGCCGCCGGTGGGCCGATCATCAGCACCATTAAGCCGCCGATTTTTCAATTGCGTGGCCCGGAATTCGACCAACGTAAAACCATTAGGCGCTACTCATGCTAATCGATTTCTAACGTTTGGATGCCTATCGTGCGGCTGAGGAAGAGATTGATATGAATGAAAAAGCAGAGGCCATCCGAGGGGCTGTTTTCGAAGTAATCGAGCTACTTGCGCATGCTTCGCTGCAATCAAAGTATGAAAAGGATGTTCCAATCGCCAATGTACCGGCGGAACTCTTCTGCATGTTCTGCGATGACCTATATCACCCAAAGAGCCAATCCTTCCTCGATGCATTCAATGAGGACGAAACGAAAGACTTGGCAGTCCTCTACGGTTTATTGCATCACGCATCTCAGACAATCAAAGATTCGGAAATGCGTTCGGTAGCTGACCTTCAGAAGCGACCGGAATGGCGCGTGGTCATGAACTTTGCGAAGGAGTTGGAGGCAAGGTTCGGCATCTCAAGAAATACGCATTCCCGCTGATTTCTGCTCCTAGCCATCCGCAAGCTTGGTCAATCGCAAATTTCAGCAGCAGGTATTGGCCGCCGCCGCACCGCGAGGGCGCGCTTGCCGTTCTCCTGGCCATTGAAGTCGCGGCGGTCGCGCCTCTGCCGGTCGCGCCTCTGCCGGTCGCGCGTTCCACTCCCGTTTCTGCTATCGTCGGTGGCTCTCGATCTCGGGAGAGTTGCCATGCCCCGCCTCCGAACGCTCATCGTCGCCGCGCTCGTCGTGCTTGGCGCGCTGTTCGTCGCCGCATGCATGCCGGCGCCCCAACCGCCGACCGAGATCGCCTGGGGCACATCGCGGGCCGGCTCTTCCGGCGACCGCGCGCTCAAGACGCTGGCCGCAATGCTCAACCGCAAGATGCCCGACTACCGGATCGCGGTCGAACTCACCCCGGGCGCGATCTATACGGTCAAGAGCTTCGCCACCGGCGGCTTCGACGGCTATTACGGCTCCGACGTGGCGTTCTACGAGCTCGCCAACGACGTCAACCGATTCGCCGGCTTCGAGGCCGAGATCACCCGCCAGCCGGTGCAGTCGTTCTGGGCCTACACCTTCGACATCGGGCTCGGCATCCATGCCCGCGACCGCGACAAGTTCACCGCCTGGGGTGACCTCGCCGGCCAGCCGGTGTTCACCGGGCCGGCGCCGTTCGACACCCGGGCCCAGCTCGAGCGCGCCTTCATCGCCCTCGGCATCGACCACGATTATCGCGAGGCCGAGCTCCACGAGGCCCACGACGCGCTCGACGCGGGGCACCTCGCGGCGATCGGCGTTTACGCGACCGCGGAGCACACCACCGCGCCGTGGATCGCCGCCGGCACGGCCGACACCGACTGGGTCCCGCTCAACCCGAGCGCGGACGAGGTCGCCCGGCTCGAGGCCGCCGGCTTCGAGGTCACCCGGGTCGATCCGGCCGCCTTCGGCATGGCGGCGGATTCGGTCGACGAGGTCATCGGCGTGCGCCTCCATTATGGATTCCATGTCGGGCTCGAGGTGCCGGCGGACGACGTCTACCGCATGTTGACCATCATCGAGGCCAACGCCGCTGCGCTGACCGCGGCCGACGGCGCCTTCAAGCAGCTCGAAACCGACATGCCGGGGATGCAACGCCGCGGCGTCGCGTCGGCGGTCGCCTTCGTCCCGGTCCATCCCGGCCTGGCCCGCTATATGCGCGAGCGCGCCGTATGGGACCCGGCGTGGAACGATCGTATCGCGACCGCGGATTGAATCCGACCATTACGATTTCGCCTTGGCCGCGCCGCCGTTGCTGTGGGATAGTCGGGCTCTGCCGTTGGCTGGGCGGCTTGCATACCGAAACGACCCAGGGGAGGACCACGACATGAGCCGCGACCAACATCTCGACGCCTATGCCCGCGGCTGGCAGGCGGGTGACATCGGCACCATCATGAGCAGTCTGGCGGACGGCTACGTGTTCGACGTACCGACCTCGGGCAAGATTCCCAAGGACGGCATGGAGGCTTATTTCGGCGAGTTCTCGGCGGCGATCGCCGACATGTGCGGCGGCCCGGCGCCGGACCCGTTCATGGAACTGACCGAAATCGTGACCGCGGACGACGGCGAAACGCTGACCGCCTGGTGCTGGTGGGCGATCC encodes the following:
- a CDS encoding TRAP transporter substrate-binding protein is translated as MPRLRTLIVAALVVLGALFVAACMPAPQPPTEIAWGTSRAGSSGDRALKTLAAMLNRKMPDYRIAVELTPGAIYTVKSFATGGFDGYYGSDVAFYELANDVNRFAGFEAEITRQPVQSFWAYTFDIGLGIHARDRDKFTAWGDLAGQPVFTGPAPFDTRAQLERAFIALGIDHDYREAELHEAHDALDAGHLAAIGVYATAEHTTAPWIAAGTADTDWVPLNPSADEVARLEAAGFEVTRVDPAAFGMAADSVDEVIGVRLHYGFHVGLEVPADDVYRMLTIIEANAAALTAADGAFKQLETDMPGMQRRGVASAVAFVPVHPGLARYMRERAVWDPAWNDRIATAD
- a CDS encoding nuclear transport factor 2 family protein, whose protein sequence is MSRDQHLDAYARGWQAGDIGTIMSSLADGYVFDVPTSGKIPKDGMEAYFGEFSAAIADMCGGPAPDPFMELTEIVTADDGETLTAWCWWAIPGTPMGGGGLIKVGDDGVRSEIITFYAPPAEPGG